The Phoenix dactylifera cultivar Barhee BC4 chromosome 15, palm_55x_up_171113_PBpolish2nd_filt_p, whole genome shotgun sequence genome contains a region encoding:
- the LOC120113289 gene encoding protein PHYTOCHROME-DEPENDENT LATE-FLOWERING-like isoform X1: MGVSFKISKVGTRFRPKPSAVPEEPVLSSESSRVLIGAGSKREVDIAEAINDANGASVSSTCSEGLVLPEHEVSFILNLYQKGYIIGKPSETETCQMDNFQPLLQHAKSLHPYDRASETLFSAIESGWLPGDILDDIPSKYIDGTLVCEVRDYRKCISEQGTSVSAVDGVPIVHKVRLRMSLETVVKDIPLISDDSWTYSDLMEVESRIVKALQPQLCLDPTPMLDRLYNDPSSNKLDLGIGRKKRLRKTPEVTVTSNYQTHGKKVCIDRLPQNANCRLDDQGTLLGNATMQQVHENMATENVSSGVSSLRSNNFAQETGRPTLPLPSQPMHQPAINYPTVVHDHVSGPPVSLAGVNTTMSSQNLVGSYTDKINSNAPLSVKRENQDTQSTSLLGMKRPKQTPMGLDGIQQQQPGPQLVGLSGPDMQRKKNQMLDSQIDAVKGMQYSSALGGQRYPSPVINNIPNQEAGASFYFNQQGMRYGAKEEQIDTEKMDRQELEGSKDAPRSLVSENSTVYQHQSQSQHLLQQQSMRNQHLVLTQWHNTQQLAEKDMRKDDVLQKRKSVVSPRVSSGPIVQSPVSSKSGEISSGSVGGQFSAVATTSAVGSQKDKVAANSSAALGGPSVTSSPSDSVHRQHQASVAGKRKTNSVPKTQTMSGVGSPASVSNMNAPLIANSPSIGTAPMGDQAILERLAKIEIISQRYHLNLKKSKVDDYPARKPVAHANQRLAFCLSDSFNAEDFTDPIRPMSRSLFGGTINTCKTRTMHFMRTECAFQVVPPRAHYRMTLTEKPYDGTVAIQYGDIDESDFPSTQEFVTLPTTHYADLLAAQFCAQMERDGYRTTEDRIKPIPVRMVASSSSMTTVPGMTSDNAVAEVKHPEVALGQPSHIAATNAVGPLNSAQNLPNSARMLASGNNSQSLQGYLPGAAMPARTQQLDQTLLQQQQQQQLQQSMQSQMQQQQQLPLPHMQRSSPLLSTNPLSHLIGQNSNLQIGNNSMVNGKPAALQLQMLQQAQQQQQQQTQLPRKVMMGLGPAMNMGNMGNNVVGLGGLSNVMGMGGVRGISSPMGPMSGLGNISPNQMNLGSASNFSAGLRPGSISHAQAAAIAAKLRMAQQNRAGLYGPQSGIAGMSGNNSQMLSSSAGLSMLGHALSRANMSPLHRNAMSPMGPPKIPGTNFYLNPQQLQQHQQQLQQLQQQQLQQQQQQQQQQQISSPLQQARVGSPQVVGSPPAMIMQQQQISPHQMGQQSAMSPQQLSSGALQKNNNCGNAAAGPASPQLSSQTHGSVGSITSSPMEQLQGANKGGSVNV, encoded by the exons ATGGGGGTCTCCTTTAAGATCTCGAAGGTCGGGACCAGGTTCCGTCCCAAGCCGAGCGCCGTCCCAGAAGAGCCGGTTCTCTCCAGCGAGAGCTCCCGCGTTCTAATCGGAGCTGGATCAAAGCGCGAG GTTGATATTGCTGAGGCAATCAATGATGCTAATGGTGCCTCAGTTTCATCCACTTGTTCAGAAGGGCTTGTATTGCCAG AACATGAAGTTTCTTTCATATTGAACCTTTATCAGAAGGGATATATTATTGGGAAGCCTTCTGAG ACTGAAACTTGTCAGATGGATAATTTTCAACCTCTTCTTCAACATGCTAAATCATTGCATCCATATGATAGGGCATCAGAGACCCTATTTTCT GCAATCGAGTCAGGGTGGTTGCCAGGAGATATTCTTGATGATATACCTAGCAAGTATATTGATGGGACCCTTGTCTGTGAG GTGCGTGATTATAGAAAATGCATATCTGAACAAGGAACTTCTGTTTCTGCTGTGGATGGGGTTCCTATTGTACATAAAGTGCGGTTGCGAATGTCTCTTGAAACTGTTGTTAAAGACATTCCATTAATATCTGATGATTCTTGGACCTACAGTGATCTAATG GAAGTTGAGTCACGCATAGTGAAAGCACTGCAACCACAACTTTGTCTTGACCCTACGCCAATGTTAGATAGGCTTTATAATGACCCTTCTTCTAATAAG CTTGATCTTGGTattggaagaaagaagagattaCGGAAAACTCCTGAAGTGACAGTCACATCCAATTATCAAACTCATGGAAAGAAGGTCTGCATTGATAGGCTGCCTCAGAATGCTAATTGTAGATTGGATGACCAAGGAACTCTGTTAGGCAATGCAACAATGCAGCAAGTTCATGAGAATATGGCCACCGAAAATGTATCAAGTGGGGTTTCATCCTTAAGATCTAACAATTTTGCACAAGAAACTGGCAGACCAACTTTACCTTTGCCCTCCCAGCCCATGCATCAGCCAGCTATAAACTATCCCACTGTTGTGCATGATCATGTCTCTGGACCTCCTGTGAGTTTGGCAGGAGTCAACACCACCATGTCATCTCAGAACTTGGTGGGTTCTTATACTGACAAAATCAATAGTAATGCGCCCCTTTCTGTGAAGAGGGAGAACCAAGATACCCAATCAACATCGTTATTAGGCATGAAGAGACCAAAACAGACTCCAATGGGACTAGACGGTATTCAGCAGCAGCAACCAGGGCCTCAGTTAGTTGGCCTCAGTGGGCCTGATATGCAGCGGAAAAAAAACCAGATGTTAGATTCTCAAATAGATGCGGTTAAGGGAATGCAGTATTCTTCTGCTCTGGGTGGTCAAAGATATCCTTCTCCAGTGATAAATAATATTCCTAATCAAGAGGCAGGGGCGTCCTTTTATTTTAACCAGCAGGGTATGAGATATGGTGCTAAAGAAGAGCAGATTGACACAGAAAAGATGGATAGACAAGAGCTGGAGGGGTCTAAAGATGCTCCTCGGTCACTGGTATCAGAAAACAGTACAGTGTACCAGCATCAGTCACAATCTCAGCATCTATTGCAGCAACAATCCATGAGAAACCAGCACCTAGTCCTTACACAGTGGCATAATACCCAACAATTAGCTGAGAAGGATATGAGGAAGGATGATGTGCTTCAGAAGAGGAAATCAGTGGTGAGTCCACGAGTCTCTTCTGGACCGATAGTTCAGTCTCCTGTGTCATCAAAATCAGGAGAGATTTCCAGTGGTTCGGTAGGCGGCCAGTTTAGTGCTGTTGCAACAacttctgcagtaggttcacagAAGGATAAAGTGGCAGCAAATTCTAGTGCTGCACTTGGGGGCCCTTCTGTGACTTCCAGTCCCAGCGATTCTGTGCATCGGCAACACCAAGCATCGGTGGCTGGGAAACGTAAAACAAATTCTGTCCCCAAAACACAAACCATGAGTGGGGTTGGATCTCCTGCCAGTGTTAGTAATATGAATGCTCCACTGATTGCTAATAGCCCATCTATTGGGACTGCACCTATGGGTGATCAAGCAATCCTCGAGAGACTTGCGAAGATTGAAATAATAAGCCAGAG ATACCACCTCAATCTTAAGAAGAGCAAGGTTGATGATTACCCTGCAAGGAAACCTGTAGCACATGCAAATCAACGGCTTGCATTCTGTCTCTCTGATTCATTTAATGCTGAGGATTTCACTGACCCCATTAGACCAATGTCTAGGTCTCTTTTTGGTGGAACAATTAATACGTGTAAGACCAGAACGATGCATTTCATGCGGACAGAATGCGCGTTTCAAG TTGTTCCTCCTAGAGCTCACTACCGAATGACCCTGACTGAGAAGCCTTATGATGGCACAGTAGCGATTCAGTATGGAGATATAGATGAGTCTGATTTTCCTAGTACTCAGGAATTTGTCACATTACCCACAACA CACTATGCCGATCTGCTTGCAGCTCAGTTTTGTGCACAG ATGGAACGTGATGGATATCGGACAACTGAAGATCGTATCAAACCTATACCCGTGCGCATGGTTGCTTCTTCCAGTAGTATGACCACAGTTCCAGGAATGACATCAGATAATGCTGTAGCTGAAGTGAAACACCCAGAAGTAGCTCTTGGTCAACCATCTCATATAGCAGCCACGAATGCTGTGGGACCTCTGAACTCTGCACAAAATCTTCCCAACAGTGCACGGATGCTGGCTTCTGGAAATAATAGCCAGTCATTGCAAGGTTACTTGCCGGGGGCTGCTATGCCTGCTAGGACACAGCAGCTTGACCAAACTTTgcttcagcagcagcagcaacaacagCTGCAGCAAAGTATGCAATCACAGATGCAACAGCAACAACAACTTCCATTGCCTCATATGCAGAGATCATCACCGCTGCTCTCAACCAATCCACTCTCTCATTTAATAGGGCAGAACTCAAACTTGCAGATTGGTAATAATTCCATGGTCAACGGCAAGCCGGCTGctttgcagcttcagatgcTGCAACAAGCAcagcaacagcaacaacagcaaACCCAACTTCCTAGGAAGGTGATGATGGGTCTAGGACCAGCCATGAACATGGGAAACATGGGCAATAATGTGGTGGGCCTTGGCGGTCTGAGCAATGTCATGGGCATGGGGGGAGTTCGGGGCATATCCTCTCCTATGGGGCCCATGTCAGGATTAGGCAACATTAGCCCAAACCAGATGAACCTGGGATCTGCATCCAATTTCAGTGCAGGACTTCGTCCGGGTTCAATATCGCATGCACAAGCTGCGGCAATTGCAGCTAAACTGAGGATGGCACAGCAAAACAGGGCTGGTTTGTATGGTCCTCAATCTGGGATTGCTGGTATGTCCGGAAATAATAGTCAGATGCTGTCAAGCTCGGCGGGCCTGTCTATGTTGGGGCATGCACTGAGCAGAGCCAACATGAGCCCTTTGCATCGGAATGCAATGTCACCCATGGGCCCACCTAAGATCCCTGGAACAAATTTTTACCTGAATCCTCAGCAACTACAACAGCATCAACAGCAGTTACAACAGCTACAACAGCAACagctgcagcagcagcagcagcaacaacaacaacaacaaataagCTCTCCGCTGCAGCAGGCACGGGTGGGATCCCCACAGGTGGTTGGTTCGCCACCGGCAATGATAATGCAACAGCAGCAGATTAGTCCTCATCAAATGGGCCAGCAGTCTGCAATGAGTCCTCAGCAGTTGAGCTCAGGTGCATTGCAGAAGAATAACAACTGTGGCAATGCAGCAGCTGGGCCAGCTAGCCCTCAGTTGAGCTCACAGACACATGGGTCAGTTGGTAGCATCACAAGCTCACCCATGGAGCAGCTGCAAGGCGCAAATAAGGGTGGGTCTGTCAATGTTTAA